GGCACAGTTGGTTGAGTTATCCAATCAAGTACGGAATCGTTGTAAGTTACGAGATGCAGCAACGCTGTTCGATGAATCTGGGGTGATTGTCGTATGTAGTCAGGCAGCATTAATTCAGTTGATAAAAGATTTTGAATGGAAGGAATTGTTTTGGCGGCAACGCAAGACGGTGTTGCTATCAATGCGTTTTTTTGTTTTTGGACATGGGCTGTATGAGAAGGCATTAAATCCCTATGCCGGTATGACGGGCAAAGCGATAATTTTTAATGTGCCGGAAACTTTCTTTGCGCAGGATTTACCGGCTCAATTGTGTGCTATCGACACCATGTTGGCGCTGTACTTATTGCAAACGTTATCGTCGACTTCCGATTTAGTGCCGGTTCCGCTTTTAGGATATCCGGGCTGGATTGGCGATAACGACAGTGAGTTCTACTATGAAAATAAACAATATTTTCGTGATCGACCTAAGCCAAAACAAATGAGATAAGCGTTTTTCTTTATCGATCTTGATCGATACGTTGATTTATCGACTTTTCTAAGAAAAACGCCCGATGCCGGAATTAATCCATATGTTTTACGAATCCTGGCTGTTTTTTTGTTAAAATACACCGCTTAATTTACTAATTTATTGGAGTATTTAATGGCAATTGAAAGGACACTATCCATCATTAAACCGGATGCTGTGGCGAAGAATGTAATTGGGCAAATTTATTCCCGTTTTGAATCAAATGGTTTGAAAATCATTGCGGCGCGAATGATGCACTTGTCACAAGCTGAAGCTGAGCAATTCTACGCCGTGCATCGTGCGCGTCCGTTTTTTAACGATCTGGTTAAATTCATGACATCGGGTCCTGTGATGGTGCAAGTACTGGAAGGGGATGAAGCCATTAAAAAGAACCGCGATCTAATGGGCGCTACCGACCCCAAGAAAGCTGAGAAAGGAACGATTCGCGCCGATTTTGCTGACAGCATTGACGCCAATGCAGTACATGGTTCCGATGCACCGGAAACGGCCGCGGTTGAAATTGCCTGTTTTTTTCCAACATTAAGTATCCATTCCCGTTGAAGCACTGCGTGCTGTAGCTCAATAGTGACAATCAATCTGTTAAATTACGATGGCAAGGGTCTGGCTGATCTTTGCGCCACGATAGGCGAAAAACCTTTTCGTGCAAA
The DNA window shown above is from Nitrosomonas sp. Is35 and carries:
- a CDS encoding DUF3025 domain-containing protein, encoding MLTRSGKTVRFVPQIPGKDAVEQRYESGIYLTGEIPTRTQNWHDFFNALVWQIFPQAKSVLNQLHYQAQLVELSNQVRNRCKLRDAATLFDESGVIVVCSQAALIQLIKDFEWKELFWRQRKTVLLSMRFFVFGHGLYEKALNPYAGMTGKAIIFNVPETFFAQDLPAQLCAIDTMLALYLLQTLSSTSDLVPVPLLGYPGWIGDNDSEFYYENKQYFRDRPKPKQMR
- the ndk gene encoding nucleoside-diphosphate kinase; the protein is MAIERTLSIIKPDAVAKNVIGQIYSRFESNGLKIIAARMMHLSQAEAEQFYAVHRARPFFNDLVKFMTSGPVMVQVLEGDEAIKKNRDLMGATDPKKAEKGTIRADFADSIDANAVHGSDAPETAAVEIACFFPTLSIHSR